A part of Miscanthus floridulus cultivar M001 chromosome 6, ASM1932011v1, whole genome shotgun sequence genomic DNA contains:
- the LOC136458658 gene encoding protein CONSERVED ONLY IN THE GREEN LINEAGE 160, chloroplastic-like isoform X2 — protein MSLLAVASSTRAAAVRPLCASAASGEAAPAPAPGATEAAGRRPVKVILPKKKPQKWSTGMAPGEYGGGPATVKPRKYWWGKEDRDPVGNTDDFIWNKDFLPHMERVIANGGADAEPTITRLAPVDEEESGFLSINRAMSLDSVDVDLSQELLASTRPILQTQVEAAWRGRAIGAEAVNGASTPRWRLVPTRREQAKWDRAAKAATGGSDVILRESKSRVKQGDPKVLAARSREDYLKLKQRLQWLTLGIGGVGVISAYISYSPEVAASFGAGLIGSLVYLRMLGTSVDSLAGGTGETIKSAAAQPRLLIPVVLVMMYNRWNGWKS, from the exons ATGTCGCTGCTCGCCGTCGCCTCCTCCACCCGCGCCGCGGCAGTGCGGCCGCTGTGCGCCTCggcggcctcgggcgaggcggcgccggcgccggcgcctggtGCGACGGAGGCCGCAGGGCGGAGGCCGGTGAAGGTGATCCTGCCGAAGAAGAAGCCGCAGAAGTGGTCGACGGGGATGGCGCCGGGCGAGTACGGCGGCGGGCCGGCCACAGTCAAGCCGCGCAAGTACTGGTGGGGGAAGGAGGACCGCGACCCCGTGGGGAACACCGACGACTTCATCTGGAACAAGGACTTCCTCCCCCACATGGAGCGCGTCATCGCCAACGGCGGCGCCGATGCAGAACCCACCATCACCCGCCTTGCTCCG GTGGATGAGGAGGAGTCCGGGTTTCTGAGCATCAACCGCGCAATGAGCCTTGACAG TGTGGACGTTGACCTGAGCCAGGAGCTTCTGGCGTCGACCAGGCCAATCTTGCAAACCCAGGTTGAGGCTGCCTGGAGAGGACGGGCAATTGGTGCTGAG GCTGTGAATGGAGCCAGCACTCCTAGATGGAGGCTAGTCCCAACTCGCAGGGAGCAGGCAAAGTGGGACAGAGCAGCCAAGGCAGCGACTGGTGGAAGT GATGTTATACTAAGGGAGTCAAAGTCAAGAGTGAAGCAAGGGGACCCTAAGGTATTGGCAGCTCGGTCCAGAGAAGACTACTTAAAG CTGAAACAAAGATTACAGTGGCTCACTTTAGGCATCGGTGGCGTTGGTGTAATCTCTGCTTATATTTCATACTCTCCTGAAGTTGCTGCCAG CTTTGGTGCAGGGTTGATTGGATCATTGGTGTATCTCCGCATGCTTGGAACCAGTGTAGATTCCCTAGCAGGTGGAACCGGAGAAACTATCAA GAGTGCTGCTGCACAACCAAGGTTGCTTATTCCAGTGGTACTTGTGATGATGTATAACAGATGGAATGG TTGGAAATCGTGA
- the LOC136458657 gene encoding dof zinc finger protein 2-like, with protein MASHLPDADAAGFKLFGKVIEPPDAHHRAADEGAAPPPPPPPPTTATVLPPPPPPPPSPPQPPLPLQQAPGAAGGGEPLPCPRCGSRETKFCYFNNYNVRQPRHLCRACRRYWTAGGALRRVASASPGRRRPRPTSARSASAATAAAAAASSASAVAEEVSGER; from the coding sequence ATGGCCAGCCACCTCCCGGACGCCGACGCCGCGGGGTTCAAGCTCTTCGGCAAGGTCATCGAGCCCCCCGACGCGCATCACCGCGCCGCGGACGAGGGCGCCGcccctccgccgcctccgcctccgccgacgacggcgacggtccttcctcctcctcctcccccgcctCCGTCCCCGCCGCAGCCGCCTCTGCCCCTGCAGCAGGCGCCCggggccgccggcggcggcgagccgCTGCCGTGCCCGCGGTGCGGCAGCCGGGAGACCAAGTTCTGCTACTTCAACAACTACAACGTGCGGCAGCCGCGCCACCTCTGCCGCGCCTGCCGCCGCTACTGGACGGCCGGCGGCGCGCTCCGCCGCGTGGCCTCCGCGTCCCCGGGTCGCCGCAGGCCGCGCCCGACCAGCGCCCGATCGGCCTCggccgccaccgctgccgccgccgccgcgtcgtccGCCTCCGCAGTCGCCGAGGAGGTGAGCGGGGAGCGTTGA
- the LOC136458658 gene encoding protein CONSERVED ONLY IN THE GREEN LINEAGE 160, chloroplastic-like isoform X1, translating into MSLLAVASSTRAAAVRPLCASAASGEAAPAPAPGATEAAGRRPVKVILPKKKPQKWSTGMAPGEYGGGPATVKPRKYWWGKEDRDPVGNTDDFIWNKDFLPHMERVIANGGADAEPTITRLAPVDEEESGFLSINRAMSLDSVDVDLSQELLASTRPILQTQVEAAWRGRAIGAEAVNGASTPRWRLVPTRREQAKWDRAAKAATGGSDVILRESKSRVKQGDPKVLAARSREDYLKLKQRLQWLTLGIGGVGVISAYISYSPEVAASFGAGLIGSLVYLRMLGTSVDSLAGGTGETIKSAAAQPRLLIPVVLVMMYNRWNGILVPDYGFMQLQLIPMLVGFFTYKIAMFAQAIQDSIPAVGNREG; encoded by the exons ATGTCGCTGCTCGCCGTCGCCTCCTCCACCCGCGCCGCGGCAGTGCGGCCGCTGTGCGCCTCggcggcctcgggcgaggcggcgccggcgccggcgcctggtGCGACGGAGGCCGCAGGGCGGAGGCCGGTGAAGGTGATCCTGCCGAAGAAGAAGCCGCAGAAGTGGTCGACGGGGATGGCGCCGGGCGAGTACGGCGGCGGGCCGGCCACAGTCAAGCCGCGCAAGTACTGGTGGGGGAAGGAGGACCGCGACCCCGTGGGGAACACCGACGACTTCATCTGGAACAAGGACTTCCTCCCCCACATGGAGCGCGTCATCGCCAACGGCGGCGCCGATGCAGAACCCACCATCACCCGCCTTGCTCCG GTGGATGAGGAGGAGTCCGGGTTTCTGAGCATCAACCGCGCAATGAGCCTTGACAG TGTGGACGTTGACCTGAGCCAGGAGCTTCTGGCGTCGACCAGGCCAATCTTGCAAACCCAGGTTGAGGCTGCCTGGAGAGGACGGGCAATTGGTGCTGAG GCTGTGAATGGAGCCAGCACTCCTAGATGGAGGCTAGTCCCAACTCGCAGGGAGCAGGCAAAGTGGGACAGAGCAGCCAAGGCAGCGACTGGTGGAAGT GATGTTATACTAAGGGAGTCAAAGTCAAGAGTGAAGCAAGGGGACCCTAAGGTATTGGCAGCTCGGTCCAGAGAAGACTACTTAAAG CTGAAACAAAGATTACAGTGGCTCACTTTAGGCATCGGTGGCGTTGGTGTAATCTCTGCTTATATTTCATACTCTCCTGAAGTTGCTGCCAG CTTTGGTGCAGGGTTGATTGGATCATTGGTGTATCTCCGCATGCTTGGAACCAGTGTAGATTCCCTAGCAGGTGGAACCGGAGAAACTATCAA GAGTGCTGCTGCACAACCAAGGTTGCTTATTCCAGTGGTACTTGTGATGATGTATAACAGATGGAATGG GATATTAGTTCCGGATTATGGTTTCATGCAACTGCAGTTAATACCAATGCTTGTTGGGTTTTTTACCTATAAGATTGCTATGTTCGCTCAAGCAATCCAGGACTCTATACCTGCAGTTGGAAATCGTGAAGGTTGA